TCGGAAACGTTGGAGTAAATCGTGTCCGCGGAAATTGTTTAGATTTTAAAAAAATACGTAATTTACGTCAAATGGTATATCAAAATCCTGGTGGTTTTGAGGCAACGCAAAAAGGATATTTTTATCAACGTGCAAGGGAACAAGATATTGCCTTAGCAAGACGAACGATTCAAGGACAACGCTTTTGGCCTGCAAATTTTGCCTTATGGTTTTTTAGACCTGAAGGTGCATGTCCACCA
This Bacillus paramycoides DNA region includes the following protein-coding sequences:
- the cwlJ gene encoding cell wall hydrolase CwlJ — its product is MGVIAYNEEDVKLLARLMRAEAEGEGQQGMLMVGNVGVNRVRGNCLDFKKIRNLRQMVYQNPGGFEATQKGYFYQRAREQDIALARRTIQGQRFWPANFALWFFRPEGACPPTWYNQQNSGRFKKHCFFQPSGADCPSVF